One genomic segment of Stigmatopora argus isolate UIUO_Sarg chromosome 18, RoL_Sarg_1.0, whole genome shotgun sequence includes these proteins:
- the LOC144093290 gene encoding glucose-induced degradation protein 4 homolog, with amino-acid sequence MPVPAGYTSDSQCAAYASSASLIPPPPINTRQPGVVTSLLYSGSKFRGHQKSKGNSYDVEVVLQHVTMEDSYLCGYLKIKGLTEEYPTLTTFFAGEIISRKRPFLTRKWDADEDVDRKHWGKFQAFYQYAKTFNSDDFDYDDLKNSDYIFMRWKEQFLVPDHTIKDISGASFAGFYYICFQKSTATIEGYYYHRSSEWYQSLNLTHVSEHSAGIYEFR; translated from the exons ATGCCAGTCCCCGCTGGATACACGAGCGACTCCCAGTGTGCGGCCTACGCATCCTCGGCCTCGCTTATCCCTCCGCCCCCGATCAACACCCGACAGCCCGGCGTTGTCACTTCGCTGTTGTATAGCGGCTCCAAGTTCAGGGGGCACCAAAAAAGCAAGGGCAACTCATACGACGTTGAAGTCGTTTTACAG CATGTTACCATGGAGGACTCTTACCTCTGTGGTTACCTGAAAATAAAAGGACTAACAGAG GAATATCCAACTCTAACCACGTTCTTCGCTGGAGAAATCATCAGCAGAAAACGGCCGTTCCTCACCCGGAAGTGGGACGCGGACGAGGATGTGGATCGTAAACATTgg GGCAAGTTCCAAGCCTTCTACCAGTATGCAAAAACGTTCAACTCGGACGATTTTGACTACGACGATCTCAAAAACTCGGACTATATTTTCATGAGGTGGAAG GAGCAGTTCCTGGTCCCTGACCACACAATCAAAGACATTAGCGGCGCTTCCTTTGCTGGATTTTACTACATTTGCTTTCAGAAATCCACAGCAACGATCGAGGGCTACTACTACCACAGGAGCTCTGAATG GTACCAATCGCTAAATCTCACCCACGTCTCGGAGCACAGCGCCGGCATCTACGAGTTCCGGTGA
- the atpaf2 gene encoding ATP synthase mitochondrial F1 complex assembly factor 2, producing the protein MFKSLARLPILWGNCLSPCKISPNPQHFKCSFKYSSSAVTERKRFYQDVSISQGEGGLFEINLDRKKLRTPGGKLFTVPNEALAIAVATEWDAQRNHLKFYTMHMTTLCNTALDNPTQRNEDQMINAALKFLETDTVCYRVEEPYGLVDLQKNEWDPVLQWIENRYNVTIGSSSSIMGPDIPQATKDTFGQHLKSYNFWSLTGLEYVITQLKSVVLSLGMIDRYLSVEKAVLLSRLEEEYQIQCWGNVEWAHDYDMYELRARTAAGALFVHLSSESSTVKRKLLQD; encoded by the exons ATGTTTAAAAGCCTTGCTAGACTACCCATTCTTTGGGGAAATTGCTTGTCGCCGTGTAAAATATCTCCAAATCCTCAGCATTTCAAATGTTCCTTTAAATACTCATCGTCAGCCGTAACAG AGAGGAAACGATTTTATCAGGACGTCTCTATATCCCAAGGTGAAg GAGGTTTATTTGAAATAAACCTAGACCGAAAGAAGCTGAGAACTCCTGGAGGGAAGTTGTTCACAGTGCCAAATGAAGCCCTTGCCATCGCCGTGGCAACCGAGTGGGATGCTCAAAGGAATCATCTCAAGTTTTATACGATGCACATG acgaCACTTTGCAACACGGCTCTAGACAATCCCACACAACGCAACGAGGACCAAATGATCAATGCTGCTCTAAAGTTTCTGGAGACTGACACCGTTTG TTACAGAGTGGAAGAGCCTTATGGTCTGGTTGATCTTCAGAAGAATGAGTGGGACCCGGTACTGCAGTGGATTGAGAATAG ATATAACGTCACTATCGGCTCATCTTCCAGTATTATGGGCCCGGACATTCCACAGGCAACTAAAGACACATTTGGCCAGCATCTCAAGTCGTACAATTTCTGGTCTTTGACAG GACTCGAGTATGTAATCACCCAGCTCAAGTCGGTGGTGTTATCATTGGGAATGATTGACCGATATCTAAGTGTAGAGAAGGCTGTACTGCTTTCCAGGCTGGAGGAAGAATACCAG ATTCAGTGTTGGGGAAATGTGGAGTGGGCTCACGACTATGACATGTACGAGTTGAGGGCTCGGACTGCTGCCGGGGCTTTATTCGTCCATCTTTCGTCCGAGAGCTCGACTGTCAAACGCAAACTTTTGCAAGATTGA